The Suricata suricatta isolate VVHF042 chromosome 16, meerkat_22Aug2017_6uvM2_HiC, whole genome shotgun sequence genome contains the following window.
GAAGGGATGATGTttagaatgaaacaaaacactaGGGAAATAACAggtgggggagatggagagaaattaGCCCATGTTCATGGGCAGGGCAAGGAAAGACCCCATAGAACAAGTGTCTACAAAGCTTAGCTGTCTGATGggtatttcagtattttatgtCCAAAATGAGgctcttgtgtttttctcttcccttaatGTTTTCCCCTAAAATACTAACTCAGTTTCTCAGATCATAAAAGCATACCACAATCCCTCTGTGTTGAACAAGCCAAAAGGTTGATAAGGAGCAGTGCGGACCTTGCACTGTGGACGCACTTTTCAAGTGTGTTGGGGGACAGCAGGGCCGGGGATGGAGGCCCTTCCAGCACTCCATGGCCTGGGAGGCTTGTCCTGGGAGTTCTGATGGCCGGACTCAGGAAACCGTCAGTGTATAGTTTCAAGGAGAGCTGAGGttgtaaaaaaaaagtgttagggTAACGATCATTTTCATCCAGAATGAGAGTTCTGGTTGAAGAAATACAGTGGATATTCATCATAGTCACCAGTGGCGGGACAAATAGGACAATTCACACCCTCTTTCAGTGTTAAAATGGATTAGTTGACAGGAAAAGCCAAACTTTCAACTCTGTTTCAGGTGAGACAAGTGGAGCATCATCATCAGAAGGAAGGCAGCTGACAGTCCACTTCCAGTATGACTCTTTTCTCCAGATGACACTTCCGTGCGACCCAAGCCAGTGTGGTCCCCGGAAACCCATGGTGAATTCCGTATTGTCTGATGGCACGTCTGACCCGTGGACTCACAGACTCAGGTGAGTACCTGTAGGTCTATGTGTTAGAAATCTGAACTCAGAGAGTTTTCTGGTTTGCTGGTCACCAGAGAAACCTGAGGATGTTCCTTATGTCCCAGCACTGCCctgttcccttcctctttctgtcagcacagggctcccaCTGTGAGCCTGAGGGTTCCCAGAACACGGTTGGTCACGGGGCTCGGAGGAGGAGCAGTGACGGAACCTGGTGCTGGCAGGTGCACGGTCTCAACCTCTCACGGATCGCCCGGGACACATGTGGTTTGTATTCTTGTTCATGGTCATGTGAGGACA
Protein-coding sequences here:
- the LOC115281282 gene encoding uncharacterized protein LOC115281282 isoform X2; protein product: MANSVLSAGTSARGLTDSGETSGASSSEGRQLTVHFQYDSFLQMTLPCDPSQCGPRKPMVNSVLSDGTSDPWTHRLRSFPHWLLKQES
- the LOC115281282 gene encoding uncharacterized protein LOC115281282 isoform X1; its protein translation is MANSVLSAGTSARGLTDSGETSGASSSEGRQLTVHFQYDSFLQMTLPCDPSQCGPRKPMVNSVLSDGTSDPWTHRLRAPTVSLRVPRTRLVTGLGGGAVTEPGAGRCTVSTSHGSPGTHVVFPSLAAEARIMRVTDEFFCSSRPHVETVTKATIDTSPAPIFLMFLYHLLVHSDHESTLSFLHGPGRVSPSKGIKFLLLL